The Coffea arabica cultivar ET-39 chromosome 4e, Coffea Arabica ET-39 HiFi, whole genome shotgun sequence genome includes a window with the following:
- the LOC113736699 gene encoding uncharacterized protein, whose amino-acid sequence MDKRWMSMSRSSDEYKAGLEDFLDFAFTNGSIGEMILCPCIRCGNGVFVTREQAKSHLIWKGFIKGYTQWLAHGEVGDKVTVRSMVDSSKICAVGVVRNLDPTSEVGDTPLGSHWCEIHVNVPVENDEKLMRPYHNFRKIGDAIGVAIAWPINLVILEEN is encoded by the exons ATGGATAAAAGATGGATGAGTATGTCACGATCAAGTGATGAGTATAAAGCTGGTTTAGaagattttcttgattttgcatTTACGAATGGAAGTATAGGGGAGATGATTTTATGCCCATGCATTAGGTGCGGGAATGGGGTATTTGTCACGAGAGAGCAGGCCAAATCACACTTGATATGGAAAGGGTTTATTAAGGGATATACTCAATGGTTAGCTCATGGAGAG GTTGGGGATAAAGTTACAGTAAGAAGCATGGTTGATTCGAGCAAAATTTGTGCTGTTGGAGTGGTTAGAAATTTGGATCCAACTTCTGAAGTTGGTGACACACCTTTGGGATCACATTGGTGTGAAATCCATGTGAATGTGCCTGTGGAGAATGATGAAAAGCTAATGAGGCCATACCATAATTTTCGCAAGATTGGAGATGCAATTGGAGTAGCTATTGCTTGGCCAATAAACCTG GTGATTCTTGAAGAAAACTAA